The Bacteroidota bacterium genome has a window encoding:
- a CDS encoding transposase, whose protein sequence is LVERTFAWLENFRRLSKDFEYLLETSQAMIYLASIKLLLNKF, encoded by the coding sequence CTTGTCGAAAGAACATTCGCATGGCTTGAAAACTTCAGAAGACTCAGTAAGGATTTTGAATATCTCTTGGAAACAAGTCAAGCGATGATTTACCTTGCTTCCATAAAATTATTATTGAATAAATTTTAA
- a CDS encoding N-acetyltransferase, which translates to MYSIRPIELSDTASALEVYKPYVINTGITFEYEVPSVREFSERIKMNAADYPWLVCTKNEKITGYAYASKFRPKAAYHWSPEVTIYLAAEAQGKGIGKILYETLFDVLRLQGFVNAFAGIALPNEKSEKLHTSLGFTAIGLYKNIGFKLNQWHTTRWFQLQLADYPTPPLKLKTIQEIKNSEKLKKILDISNGKLKNIS; encoded by the coding sequence ATGTACTCCATCCGCCCAATAGAATTATCAGACACAGCTTCTGCACTGGAAGTTTACAAACCCTATGTAATCAACACAGGAATAACTTTCGAGTACGAAGTTCCTTCTGTCAGGGAATTTTCCGAAAGAATCAAAATGAACGCTGCCGATTATCCCTGGCTCGTTTGCACTAAGAATGAAAAAATAACCGGTTATGCTTATGCCAGTAAATTCCGCCCGAAAGCTGCTTACCATTGGTCGCCGGAAGTGACTATTTATTTAGCAGCAGAAGCGCAGGGAAAAGGAATAGGAAAAATTCTGTACGAAACTCTTTTTGATGTTTTACGTTTGCAGGGATTTGTAAATGCATTTGCGGGGATCGCACTGCCCAATGAAAAAAGTGAAAAGCTGCACACTTCGCTTGGCTTCACAGCGATCGGCCTTTACAAAAACATCGGGTTCAAATTAAATCAATGGCATACCACGCGCTGGTTTCAATTGCAGTTGGCGGATTACCCAACACCACCATTGAAACTAAAAACAATACAAGAAATAAAAAACTCAGAGAAATTGAAAAAGATTTTGGATATTTCCAATGGAAAATTGAAAAATATTTCATGA
- a CDS encoding carboxypeptidase M32, whose product MTDYNTYKNSLRRIADLGYTTAVLGWDQETYMPEGSAATRAQQLSTLAGIVHEMVTSEELGKLLEGLNAGNGLDETQSANVKQTLKDYRKAKKYTREFVEEMSRTVSESFSAWQIAKSKSDFSVFAPQLKKLIALKRKECELLGYKEHPYDALLDNHEPGLTTKDVEKLFEDVRKELVPFVKKITEKKIHSNEILHRHFPKDQQWDFSIHLLKQMGFDFNTGRQDLSVHPFTTSFGSLDVRVTTRVDENNIADCITGTIHEGGHALYEQGLPTSEYGLPSAEAVSLGIHESQSRLWENNVGRSLIFWKGQFPEMKNHFPEQLKNSKAEDIFAAINVVQPSLIRINADELTYHFHVMIRFEVEKALFENKLQPEEIPAYWNARYKDYLGIDVPDDAHGCLQDVHWSHGSFGYFPTYSLGSFYAAQFFAHAKKNIPSLEKEIESGNFSSLLKWLRENIHQYGKRYRAGELCTRVTGEPLNFSYFMNYAKEKYGSLYGI is encoded by the coding sequence ATGACTGATTACAACACTTATAAAAATTCGCTGCGAAGAATAGCAGATCTCGGTTACACTACCGCCGTTCTTGGCTGGGACCAGGAAACCTACATGCCCGAAGGAAGCGCAGCCACACGCGCGCAGCAACTGTCCACACTCGCGGGCATCGTGCACGAGATGGTGACGAGTGAAGAACTCGGAAAATTGCTGGAAGGGCTCAACGCCGGGAATGGCCTCGATGAAACACAAAGCGCCAATGTAAAACAAACACTGAAAGATTACCGGAAAGCAAAAAAATATACGCGCGAATTCGTGGAAGAAATGAGCCGTACTGTTTCAGAAAGTTTTTCGGCGTGGCAGATCGCAAAATCAAAAAGCGATTTTTCAGTCTTTGCACCGCAACTGAAAAAACTCATTGCATTGAAAAGAAAAGAATGCGAATTGCTCGGCTACAAAGAACATCCGTACGATGCCTTGCTCGATAATCATGAACCGGGCCTCACCACGAAAGACGTAGAAAAACTTTTTGAAGATGTACGGAAAGAATTAGTTCCGTTTGTAAAAAAGATCACGGAAAAAAAAATACACAGTAATGAAATTCTTCACAGGCATTTTCCGAAAGATCAGCAATGGGATTTCAGTATTCACCTGCTGAAACAAATGGGATTTGATTTCAATACCGGGCGCCAGGATCTTTCTGTTCATCCGTTCACCACCAGCTTCGGTTCGCTCGACGTGCGCGTGACCACGCGCGTAGATGAAAATAATATTGCCGATTGCATAACAGGAACCATTCACGAAGGCGGCCATGCACTTTACGAGCAGGGATTGCCAACTTCCGAATACGGTTTGCCTTCTGCAGAAGCAGTTTCACTCGGCATTCACGAATCGCAATCGCGCTTGTGGGAAAATAATGTGGGAAGAAGTTTGATTTTCTGGAAAGGGCAATTCCCGGAAATGAAAAACCATTTTCCGGAACAATTGAAAAATTCTAAAGCGGAAGACATCTTCGCTGCGATCAATGTCGTTCAGCCATCGCTCATCCGCATTAACGCCGACGAACTCACGTACCATTTTCATGTGATGATACGCTTCGAAGTGGAGAAAGCGCTTTTTGAAAATAAACTGCAGCCCGAAGAAATTCCCGCTTACTGGAATGCACGCTACAAAGATTATCTCGGCATCGATGTGCCTGATGATGCGCACGGATGTTTGCAGGATGTGCATTGGTCGCATGGAAGTTTCGGCTATTTCCCCACCTATTCGCTCGGAAGTTTTTATGCCGCACAGTTTTTTGCACATGCGAAAAAAAATATTCCTTCGCTTGAAAAAGAAATCGAATCCGGAAATTTTTCTTCGCTACTGAAATGGTTGAGGGAAAATATTCACCAGTACGGAAAACGGTATCGCGCCGGCGAGTTATGCACGCGCGTCACGGGCGAACCGCTTAATTTTTCATACTTCATGAATTATGCAAAAGAAAAATATGGAAGTTTGTATGGGATTTAA
- a CDS encoding DUF423 domain-containing protein — MSKKIILAGTIFAALSVCLGAFAAHGLKKYISTGEMDAQMLENFQTAARYQMYHALALVLTGILQKQFSFGKLVSAAGGLFIIGIIFFSGSLYLLSMRNVIGMKSWEWLGPVTPIGGICFISGWALLAIAIARCKEINSNA; from the coding sequence ATGTCAAAAAAAATTATCCTCGCCGGAACCATTTTCGCCGCGCTTTCCGTGTGCCTCGGGGCATTTGCAGCACACGGATTGAAAAAATATATTTCCACCGGAGAAATGGATGCGCAGATGCTGGAAAATTTTCAGACCGCCGCACGTTACCAGATGTATCACGCACTCGCGCTCGTGCTCACGGGAATTCTTCAGAAACAATTTTCATTCGGAAAATTAGTTTCAGCAGCCGGAGGATTGTTCATCATTGGAATAATATTTTTCAGCGGATCACTTTATTTACTCAGCATGCGCAACGTGATCGGAATGAAAAGCTGGGAATGGCTCGGCCCCGTCACGCCCATTGGTGGAATTTGTTTCATCTCCGGCTGGGCCTTACTCGCTATTGCAATCGCACGCTGCAAAGAAATTAATTCCAATGCCTGA
- a CDS encoding RNA polymerase sigma factor, producing the protein MEESELLRHLREGKQEYYSTLFRLHGRQVYNTCLGLLQHETDAEDVAQEVFIEVFRSVKKFRGDSKISTWLYRIAMNKCLDHIRSKKRGKRSGNVISIDGEMNVQIPVSNSFVHPGIALENKERAKILFGAISVLPENQRVAFTLNKVDGLSYQEICEVMKMKLPAVESLIHRAKQNLKRSLEEYYKS; encoded by the coding sequence TTGGAAGAATCAGAATTACTTCGTCATCTGCGGGAGGGAAAGCAGGAATATTATTCTACGCTTTTCCGATTGCACGGCAGGCAGGTTTACAATACATGCCTGGGTTTGCTGCAGCATGAAACGGATGCGGAGGATGTGGCGCAGGAAGTGTTCATTGAAGTATTCCGTTCGGTAAAAAAGTTCAGGGGCGATTCGAAAATTTCGACCTGGCTTTACCGGATCGCGATGAATAAATGTCTCGATCATATCCGTTCAAAGAAACGCGGGAAGCGTTCGGGAAATGTGATCAGTATAGACGGGGAAATGAATGTGCAGATTCCTGTTTCAAATTCATTTGTTCATCCCGGAATTGCGCTGGAAAACAAAGAGCGGGCAAAAATTCTTTTCGGCGCGATCTCTGTTCTTCCCGAAAATCAGCGTGTAGCTTTTACGCTGAACAAAGTGGATGGATTGAGTTACCAGGAGATCTGTGAAGTGATGAAAATGAAATTACCTGCTGTGGAATCGCTGATCCATCGCGCAAAACAGAACCTGAAAAGATCGCTGGAAGAATATTATAAAAGTTAG